A window from Fragaria vesca subsp. vesca linkage group LG5, FraVesHawaii_1.0, whole genome shotgun sequence encodes these proteins:
- the LOC101296099 gene encoding uncharacterized protein LOC101296099 isoform 2 → MNNNNSISMAFSCGSHYYDGEEPEVPLINETKRCAAMDVQVHNELHEGQVELLDFEFWPVEHPSEPPDEDHPLKCPMPDSSVINIDIVSCKINLQDGGTGRVSESNYKSSMPRKRTEVSSPCFMEMVDQPPVPVAVPVRTVRKRHHTLTRGGGEHVISPLRRMQPHPPRPLPAQNITVFQMLQQLDKS, encoded by the exons ATGAACAATAACAATAGTATCTCTATGGCATTTTCATGTGGAAGTCATTATTAT GATGGAGAAGAACCAGAAGTTCCACTGATAAATGAAACAAAGAGGTGTGCTGCTATGGATGTTCAAGTTCACAATGAGCTTCATGAAGGTCAAGTAGAGCTATTGGACTTTGAATTCTGGCCGGTCGAACATCCTTCAGAGCCGCCCGATGAGGATCACCCCCTGAAATGCCCAATGCCGGACTCTTCTGTTATCAAT ATTGATATAGTCTCATGTAAAATAAATTTACAGGATGGAGGAACAGGAAGGGTTTCTGAGAGCAACTATAAGAGCTCAATGCCGCGTAAGAGAACAGAAGTTTCTTCTCCTTGTTTTATGGAGATGGTAGATCAGCCTCCTGTTCCTGTTGCTGTTCCGGTGAGAACAGTGAGGAAGAGGCATCACACTCTCACCCGCGGCGGGGGTGAACATGTCATATCCCCTCTGAGGAGAATGCAGCCGCATCCGCCACGCCCTCTACCGGCTCAGAACATCACTGTCTTTCAAATGCTTCAGCAGCTGGACAAGTCCTGA
- the LOC101296099 gene encoding uncharacterized protein LOC101296099 isoform 1: MVFAQQLCLFINLFLPLPLQKRTNLLSFSYHVFYNMNNNNSISMAFSCGSHYYDGEEPEVPLINETKRCAAMDVQVHNELHEGQVELLDFEFWPVEHPSEPPDEDHPLKCPMPDSSVINDGGTGRVSESNYKSSMPRKRTEVSSPCFMEMVDQPPVPVAVPVRTVRKRHHTLTRGGGEHVISPLRRMQPHPPRPLPAQNITVFQMLQQLDKS, translated from the exons ATGGTCTTTGCTCAGCAGCTTTGTCTTTTCATCAATCTTTTCCTACCTCTCCCACTCCAGAAGAGAACAAATTTGCTCAGCTTCAGCTACCATGTCTTCTACAATATGAACAATAACAATAGTATCTCTATGGCATTTTCATGTGGAAGTCATTATTAT GATGGAGAAGAACCAGAAGTTCCACTGATAAATGAAACAAAGAGGTGTGCTGCTATGGATGTTCAAGTTCACAATGAGCTTCATGAAGGTCAAGTAGAGCTATTGGACTTTGAATTCTGGCCGGTCGAACATCCTTCAGAGCCGCCCGATGAGGATCACCCCCTGAAATGCCCAATGCCGGACTCTTCTGTTATCAAT GATGGAGGAACAGGAAGGGTTTCTGAGAGCAACTATAAGAGCTCAATGCCGCGTAAGAGAACAGAAGTTTCTTCTCCTTGTTTTATGGAGATGGTAGATCAGCCTCCTGTTCCTGTTGCTGTTCCGGTGAGAACAGTGAGGAAGAGGCATCACACTCTCACCCGCGGCGGGGGTGAACATGTCATATCCCCTCTGAGGAGAATGCAGCCGCATCCGCCACGCCCTCTACCGGCTCAGAACATCACTGTCTTTCAAATGCTTCAGCAGCTGGACAAGTCCTGA